In a genomic window of Pieris brassicae chromosome 7, ilPieBrab1.1, whole genome shotgun sequence:
- the LOC123712075 gene encoding uncharacterized protein LOC123712075 — protein MRLRRGASAFLLILLQMSGTFGDQSSNENAGGGNPSPDANSAAEPSSDQLAMESSERDTPSHAYNGPPPPVPPQHNRRQNPAHHQPHHAIGMPRITNHHPIHSKPFALGPPVNHHKNEIGTGFRGPPPPPAPPADAQTSASDKVFSTTGDVWPAPAPDMPKIVSLDVKCEKNAMRVFLSFDKPFFGIVFSKGHYSNHQCVHLPPNLGRTSASFEIGAHACGTAGSGDPRYRGDVAAAGTYFENVIVIQYDPQVQEVWDQARKLRCTWHDQYEKAVTFRPFPVDMLDVVRADFAGDNVGCWMQIQVGKGPWASEVSGLVKIGQTMTMVLAIKDDDAKFDMLVRDCVAHDGQRAPIQLVDRRGCVTRPKLMSRFTKIKNFGASASVLSYAHFQAFKFPDSMEVHFQCTIQICRYRCPEQCSESSNVIAPHAEYGPPQIDSYPVGVEVRRDERRVRRQRSTSPEKEVGVNRVIRVVSAGDLNMDSSDENSAPRVVPTPGLVCMTTPGFAATLGALLVTLISSCAVSAVLFFKLRPISKLKKKTAPIATITRPHPPTGPCHVISKSRFYS, from the exons ATGCGGTTGAGGCGCGGCGCGTCGGCTTTCCTACTTATCCTATTACAAATG AGTGGCACATTCGGTGACCAATCATCGAACGAGAATGCTGGGGGAGGTAATCCAAGTCCCGATGCAAACAGTGCGGCGGAGCCCTCGAGTGACCAGTTGGCTATGGAGTCCTCAGAAAGGGATACTCCAAGTCATGCATACAATGGACCGCCACCACCTGTACCACCACAACATAACAGGAGGCAGAATCCAGCTCATCATCAGCCGCATCATGCAATAG GTATGCCAAGAATTACTAACCATCATCCGATTCACTCCAAGCCGTTTGCTCTCGGACCTCCTGTAAATCACCACAAAAATGAAATTGGAACAGGTTTCCGTGGACCTCCACCACCTCCGGCACCTCCAGCAGACGCTCAGACGTCAGCGAGTGACAAAGTTTTTAGCACAACAGGAGATGTCTGGCCTGCACCAGCACCAGACATGCCTAAAATTGTTTCGCTAGATGTAAAATGCGAAAAAAATGCTATGCGTGTGTTTCTCAGCTTTGACAAACCCTTCTTTGGTATAGTATTTTCCAAAGGTCACTACTCGAACCACCAATGTGTTCATCTTCCACCTAATCTAGGAAGAACTTCAGCCTCATTTGAGATCGGAGCACATGCTTGTGGCACAGCAGGTAGTGGTGACCCTAGATACAGAGGCGATGTAGCTGCCGCTGGTACCTACTTTGAAAACgtaattgtaatacaatacGACCCACAAGTACAGGAAGTATGGGATCAAGCGCGTAAGTTGCGTTGTACATGGCATGATCAGTATGAAAAGGCGGTCACATTCCGACCATTCCCAGTAGATATGCTAGATGTTGTACGAGCTGACTTTGCTGGTGATAACGTTGGTTGCTGGATGCAAATTCAAGTAGGCAAAGGACCATGGGCTTCTGAGGTATCAGGTTTAGTAAAAATAGGACAGACCATGACTATGGTGTTGGCTATTAAGGACGATGATGCGAAGTTCGATATGTTAGTACGGGATTGTGTAGCTCATGACGGTCAGCGTGCTCCAATTCAACTCGTTGATAGACGTGGTTGCGTTACAAGGCCTAAGCTAATGTCGcggtttacaaaaataaagaacTTCGGAGCTAGTGCATCAGTATTGTCATATGCTCACTTCCAAGCATTTAAGTTCCCTGACTCAATGGAAGTTCACTTCcaatgtacgatacaaatctGCAGATATAGATGTCCCGAGCAGTGCTCTGAAAGTTCCAACGTTATTGCCCCACATGCTGAATATGGCCCACCTCAGATTGATTCATACCCAGTAGGAGTGGAAGTTAGGCGAGACGAAAGAAGGGTCAGGAGACAACGATCAACATCACCAGAAAAGGAAGTCGGCGTTAATAGAGTCATTCGAGTTgtctcagctggtgacctaaACATGGACTCTTCAGATGAAAACTCCGCTCCACGTGTGGTACCGACACCCGGACTTGTTTGTATGACTACGCCTGGCTTTGCTGCGACTCTTGGTGCTCTCCTAGTAACACTGATAAGCTCATGTGCTGTATCAGCAGTTCTTTTCTTTAAGTTACGGCCGATCAGTAAATTGAAAAAGAAGACTGCTCCAATCGCAACGATAACACGACCGCATCCGCCTACAGGGCCATGTCATGTCATTTCAAAGAGTCGATTTTACTCGTAA